A genome region from Gadus chalcogrammus isolate NIFS_2021 chromosome 5, NIFS_Gcha_1.0, whole genome shotgun sequence includes the following:
- the LOC130382712 gene encoding uncharacterized protein LOC130382712, producing the protein MSRQSFMKLCELMKTISPEEVTVRRAIPLAMRVAMVLYKLGSSAEYRLIANQFGVHKSTVKKFVYMFCKSMVQGPIKDLIRVPTEEEALYIASRFEASYHLPNVMGIIDGTHIPMLPPSDGYKDFVNRKGWPSYVLQAVVDHQFCFWNISCKMPGSAHDASVLRNSDLFQKAHLLPKVRPKRGQCNPSGAMNTCSSTCETWYKPWGMQGFALSVSET; encoded by the exons ATGAGTCGGCAGTCGTTCATGAAATTATGCGAGCTGATGAAGACTATTTCGCCGGAGGAGGTAACTGTGCGAAGAGCAATACCGTTGGCAATGAGGGTTGCCATGGTACTCTACAAGTTGGGCAGCAGCGCCGAATATAGGCTGATCGCTAATCAGTTCGGGGTGCATAAAAGCACCGTTAAGAAGTTTGTTTATATGTTCTGCAAAAGTATGGTGCAAGGACCTATAAAAGACCTCATAAGGGTACCAACGGAGGAGGAAGCCCTCTACATCGCATCCAGATTCGAGGCCAGCTACCACTTGCCAAATGTGATGGGCATCATTGATGGCACACACATCCCCATGTTGCCCCCTTCAGATGGGTACAAAGACTTTGTCAATCGAAAAGGCTGGCCGTCTTATGTGCTCCAGGCAGTTGTCGACCACCAATTTTG CTTCTGGAACATCAGCTGTAAGATGCCCGGTAGCGCACACGACGCCAGTGTTCTCCGCAACTCGGATCTCTTCCAAAAAGCCCATCTACTGCCTAAGGTGAGACCCAAAAGGGGCCAATGCAACCCCAGTGGTGCGATGAACACCTGCAGCTCGACTTGTGAGACTTG GTACAAGCCCTGGGGCATGCAAGGGTTTGCTCTCAGTGTGTCCGAAACCTGA